The following coding sequences lie in one Puniceicoccus vermicola genomic window:
- a CDS encoding glycosyltransferase → MKIAILHYHFDRGGVTRVVSSTLEAFRSRKDYEFGLLSGRPVTELEAPSRLIPGLNYSSSAETTPGPDELYRQVTDAARDLFNGEEPDVWHIHNPALGKNTSFTGLVNRLAADGRALLLHEHDFAEDFRPANFRLRESSRDVHDSPFPYSPRVRFAVLNQRDADILQKVGLPSSCLAQLPNPVPPAETVAPLNPDSDLILYPVRALARKNLGEFLLLAHALGGDFRWETTLPPTNPAYQKRFQQWCDLVEDLRLPARLGVAATEDRPFAERLAESRAVVTTSVAEGFGLSFLEPWTYGRPVLGRDLPEITREFRDQGIPLDSLYSRFLIPAEATDPEKVAGRWEAGIRSAYESFATKAPEEDLIQTVRQIAESPLIDFSLLGEDLQAQCLRTVVAKKIPIEAPTAIPSLDADGINSRREPILQTFSPEAYAAKLETLYHSLVDAPAEKLSSLSPEKILREFLHPNRFHPHFVE, encoded by the coding sequence ATGAAAATCGCCATCCTCCACTACCACTTCGACCGGGGCGGGGTGACCCGAGTGGTCTCCTCCACCTTGGAAGCGTTTCGGAGCCGGAAGGATTACGAGTTCGGCCTCCTATCCGGGCGACCGGTCACTGAGCTGGAGGCCCCCAGCCGCCTCATTCCCGGGCTCAATTATTCGAGCTCCGCAGAGACCACTCCCGGCCCCGACGAACTCTACCGCCAGGTCACAGACGCGGCCCGTGACCTGTTTAACGGAGAGGAACCGGATGTCTGGCACATCCACAATCCGGCCTTGGGGAAAAATACTTCCTTCACCGGACTGGTAAACCGACTTGCGGCTGACGGCCGGGCACTGCTTCTCCACGAGCACGATTTTGCCGAGGATTTCCGCCCGGCGAACTTCCGTCTCCGCGAATCCAGCCGGGACGTCCACGACAGCCCTTTCCCCTACTCTCCCCGCGTCCGATTTGCGGTCTTGAACCAGCGTGATGCCGACATCCTGCAAAAAGTCGGTCTGCCCTCCTCCTGCTTGGCGCAGCTCCCCAATCCAGTTCCTCCGGCAGAGACGGTGGCCCCGCTCAACCCCGATTCCGACCTCATTCTCTACCCCGTCCGCGCCCTCGCCCGGAAAAATCTGGGGGAGTTTCTTCTTCTGGCTCATGCGCTCGGAGGCGATTTCCGCTGGGAGACGACCCTCCCGCCGACTAACCCCGCCTACCAAAAGCGATTTCAGCAGTGGTGCGATCTGGTCGAAGATCTGCGCCTACCAGCACGCTTGGGAGTCGCCGCCACCGAGGATCGTCCCTTTGCCGAGCGCCTCGCCGAATCGCGGGCCGTGGTCACGACCAGTGTCGCCGAGGGATTCGGACTCTCCTTTCTCGAACCCTGGACTTACGGACGACCCGTTTTGGGCCGGGATCTGCCGGAAATCACCCGCGAATTCCGCGATCAAGGCATCCCCCTCGACTCGCTCTACTCCCGCTTTCTCATTCCCGCCGAGGCCACCGACCCCGAGAAAGTGGCCGGCCGCTGGGAAGCCGGAATCCGCTCGGCATATGAATCGTTTGCGACGAAGGCCCCCGAAGAAGACCTCATCCAAACCGTCCGCCAAATCGCGGAATCCCCGCTCATCGATTTTTCCCTCCTCGGAGAAGACCTGCAGGCCCAATGCCTCCGCACCGTAGTGGCGAAGAAGATCCCCATCGAAGCGCCGACCGCGATCCCCTCCCTTGACGCAGACGGGATCAACTCGAGGCGAGAACCGATTCTCCAAACCTTCAGCCCTGAAGCCTATGCCGCCAAACTCGAGACTCTTTACCATTCTCTCGTTGACGCCCCCGCCGAGAAACTCTCGTCTCTCTCTCCGGAAAAAATCCTCCGGGAATTCCTCCACCCAAACCGCTTCCATCCTCACTTCGTGGAATGA
- a CDS encoding alpha/beta fold hydrolase, whose protein sequence is MGFAAIAQGRDAVILLHGLARSSSSMEKMEEALAEEGYRVFNIDYPSSTASIEELSETAMAEVTEDPDFQECSQVHFVTHSMGGILVRSYLSGNELPKLGRVVMLAPPNQGSEVVDEIGDWWIFEKINGPAGKELGTDEDSTPNQLGPVDFELGIIAGDRSVNWINSTMIEGPDDGKVSVEFTKVEGMKEHIVIHATHPFIMNHAEVIEKTILFLQTGSFED, encoded by the coding sequence ATGGGTTTCGCAGCGATTGCGCAGGGCCGGGATGCTGTGATCCTTCTCCACGGTTTGGCCCGAAGCTCTTCCAGTATGGAAAAGATGGAGGAGGCATTGGCCGAAGAGGGGTATCGCGTCTTCAATATCGATTATCCTTCGTCCACGGCCAGCATTGAGGAGCTGAGCGAAACCGCCATGGCCGAAGTGACGGAGGATCCAGACTTTCAGGAGTGTTCTCAGGTGCATTTCGTGACCCACTCAATGGGTGGAATCCTCGTGCGTAGCTATCTTTCGGGGAACGAACTGCCGAAGCTCGGCAGAGTCGTCATGCTCGCCCCACCGAATCAGGGGAGCGAGGTTGTCGACGAGATTGGAGACTGGTGGATTTTCGAGAAGATCAACGGGCCCGCCGGAAAGGAGTTGGGCACGGACGAAGACTCAACGCCCAACCAACTCGGTCCGGTTGATTTCGAGCTGGGAATCATCGCCGGGGACCGGTCCGTCAATTGGATCAACAGCACCATGATTGAGGGGCCGGATGATGGTAAGGTTTCGGTCGAATTTACGAAAGTGGAGGGGATGAAAGAGCACATCGTCATCCACGCGACCCATCCCTTCATTATGAATCACGCCGAGGTGATCGAGAAGACGATCCTATTCCTGCAGACGGGATCGTTTGAGGACTGA
- a CDS encoding polyphosphate kinase 2 family protein — translation MSKNSLTDTSQFLVTGKNKFKIGKYPTKIKDLYEDKSDYKDQLGDLKDEINDLQRMMYAHGRYSMLLIFQAMDAAGKDGTIRAVMSGVNPHGVTVHAFIKPSRNELGHDFLWRTTLKLPDRGHIGIFNRSYYEEVLVARVHPAILENQNLPKELVEDKDALWKGRFESISDFEKHMERNGTRVVKFFLHLGYDEQRERFLQRIDKPHKNWKFEDGDIRERRHWDEFQEAYEETINSTATPEAPWYVVPADDKKNMRLIVAQIILEQLKSLDMQYPEVTEERRAELKNDRKLLEND, via the coding sequence ATGAGCAAGAACTCACTTACCGACACCAGCCAATTTCTCGTCACCGGAAAGAACAAATTTAAGATTGGGAAGTATCCGACCAAGATTAAAGACCTCTACGAGGACAAGTCGGACTACAAAGATCAGCTCGGCGACCTCAAAGACGAGATCAACGACCTTCAACGGATGATGTATGCGCATGGCCGCTACAGCATGCTCTTGATCTTCCAAGCCATGGATGCCGCCGGAAAGGATGGAACGATCCGCGCCGTGATGTCTGGGGTCAACCCGCACGGAGTCACCGTCCACGCCTTCATCAAACCGAGCCGCAACGAGCTCGGCCACGACTTCCTCTGGCGAACCACACTGAAGCTCCCCGACCGCGGTCATATCGGCATTTTCAATCGCTCCTACTACGAAGAAGTCCTCGTGGCCCGGGTCCACCCCGCCATCCTTGAGAACCAAAATCTCCCCAAGGAACTTGTCGAAGATAAAGATGCTCTCTGGAAGGGCCGCTTTGAATCCATCAGTGACTTTGAAAAGCACATGGAGCGCAACGGCACCCGGGTAGTGAAGTTCTTCCTCCACCTCGGCTACGACGAACAGCGCGAGCGCTTTCTCCAACGAATCGATAAGCCTCACAAAAATTGGAAATTCGAAGACGGCGACATCCGCGAACGACGCCACTGGGACGAATTCCAGGAAGCCTACGAGGAAACCATCAACTCGACCGCCACTCCCGAGGCCCCCTGGTATGTCGTCCCCGCCGACGACAAAAAGAACATGCGTCTCATCGTCGCCCAGATCATTCTCGAGCAACTGAAGTCTCTCGACATGCAATACCCGGAAGTGACCGAAGAGCGCCGCGCGGAATTGAAGAACGACCGCAAGCTGCTGGAAAACGACTGA
- a CDS encoding HAD family hydrolase, which yields MTHTEETLLQLIRAQSSCFDPIPTDLERSTTPIKGIRHIAFDVYGTLLSSGVGDIGNSAPADRGAALTSVLTEAGISDLPSSPELEELYRAEIQQSQAESSAQGAIKAEVEIRDVWRALVDKVGGNDSIPDAKIPEIALRFELAVNPVWPMPHLLGVLELLAMRFAPYTIVSNAQFFTPLLFPALTHKTLADLHFLESSCIWSYELREAKPSPRLFEKLIENLSETFKPAEILYVGNDMLNDISAAQKAGLRTALFAGDQRSLRLREDHPDCQGVEPDLVLTSLADLPKLV from the coding sequence ATGACCCATACCGAAGAAACTCTTCTCCAGCTCATCCGTGCCCAATCGAGTTGCTTCGATCCCATCCCCACCGATCTGGAGCGCTCCACCACGCCGATCAAAGGCATTCGCCACATTGCCTTCGACGTCTACGGCACCCTCCTCTCCTCAGGCGTCGGCGACATTGGCAACAGCGCCCCAGCCGACCGCGGAGCGGCCCTCACCTCGGTCCTCACCGAAGCCGGAATCTCCGACCTCCCCTCGTCGCCAGAACTCGAAGAACTCTACCGAGCCGAGATCCAGCAATCGCAGGCCGAGAGCAGCGCCCAAGGTGCCATCAAAGCCGAAGTGGAGATTCGCGACGTCTGGCGAGCCCTGGTCGACAAAGTAGGCGGAAACGACTCGATCCCCGATGCCAAAATCCCGGAAATCGCCCTCCGCTTTGAGCTCGCAGTCAACCCCGTCTGGCCCATGCCTCATCTGCTCGGAGTCCTCGAGCTCCTGGCCATGCGCTTCGCCCCCTACACGATCGTCTCCAACGCCCAGTTTTTCACGCCCCTCCTCTTCCCGGCCCTTACCCACAAAACCCTGGCCGACCTCCATTTTCTCGAATCCAGCTGCATCTGGTCCTACGAACTCCGCGAGGCCAAACCCTCCCCCCGCCTCTTCGAGAAACTCATCGAGAACCTGTCCGAGACCTTCAAACCCGCCGAAATCCTCTACGTCGGCAACGACATGCTCAACGACATCTCCGCAGCCCAAAAAGCCGGCCTCCGCACCGCACTCTTCGCCGGCGACCAACGATCGCTCCGCCTCCGCGAAGATCACCCGGACTGCCAAGGCGTCGAGCCCGATCTGGTGCTCACCAGCCTCGCCGACCTGCCGAAACTTGTCTGA
- a CDS encoding glucosyl-3-phosphoglycerate synthase, producing MSKIENWLDTNTFHYSEFWDILALVQEKEKKGLKISLCIPTLNEEKTIGKEIVIFRSELMERYPLVDEIAVIDSGSTDQTREVAASFGADVYLASDILPEEGDKRGKGENLWKAIHQLEGDIICYVDADIKNIHPRFAYGLIAPLIYNDAMQYVKAFYDRPLAFSQGIRPSGGGRVTEILVRPLFSLFFPELTALIQPLSGEYAVRREVLEKIPFPIGYGVETSHILDIYNEYGLDAFGQTDLDQRVHRNQTTLALGKMSFGILQTFLRRMEAFEMFDKLPQLETIYRQFQVEGNRYEQVTFDIVEEERRPMIEVPAYRKKFYGEKG from the coding sequence ATGAGTAAAATAGAAAACTGGCTCGATACCAACACCTTCCACTACAGCGAGTTTTGGGACATCCTCGCCCTCGTTCAGGAAAAGGAGAAGAAGGGACTTAAGATCTCACTCTGCATCCCGACCCTCAACGAGGAGAAGACCATCGGCAAAGAGATCGTCATCTTCCGCTCCGAGTTGATGGAACGCTACCCCCTCGTCGACGAGATCGCGGTCATCGACAGCGGCTCGACCGACCAGACCCGCGAAGTCGCGGCCTCGTTTGGGGCCGACGTCTATCTCGCTTCCGACATCCTTCCCGAAGAAGGGGACAAACGGGGCAAGGGCGAAAACCTTTGGAAGGCGATTCACCAGCTCGAGGGCGACATCATCTGCTACGTCGACGCGGACATTAAGAACATCCACCCTCGCTTCGCCTACGGCCTCATCGCTCCGTTGATTTACAACGACGCCATGCAGTATGTGAAGGCGTTCTATGATCGCCCGCTCGCCTTTTCCCAAGGCATCCGCCCGAGCGGTGGAGGCCGCGTCACGGAAATCCTCGTCCGCCCCCTCTTCTCGCTTTTCTTCCCAGAGCTCACGGCATTGATCCAGCCCCTCTCCGGGGAGTATGCCGTCCGCCGAGAGGTGCTCGAAAAGATCCCCTTCCCGATCGGATACGGGGTGGAGACTTCGCACATCCTCGACATCTACAACGAGTACGGGCTCGACGCTTTTGGGCAGACCGACCTCGACCAACGCGTCCACCGCAACCAGACCACGCTCGCCCTCGGTAAGATGTCCTTCGGCATTCTCCAGACCTTCCTCCGGCGCATGGAAGCGTTCGAGATGTTCGACAAACTTCCGCAACTCGAGACGATCTACCGCCAGTTTCAGGTAGAAGGAAACCGCTACGAGCAGGTGACCTTTGATATCGTCGAAGAAGAGCGCCGCCCCATGATCGAGGTGCCCGCCTATCGAAAGAAGTTTTATGGGGAAAAAGGCTGA
- a CDS encoding peptidase dimerization domain-containing protein has translation MPKKNQEILSLIPDPAEIESIKEVILANSVMCGEIPAPTFEEGRRLVFMRDRFTEAGMEHISVDEKDNVAAILPGSSGNRKILLSANLDTIHYAGADHSMTLGTDSITGRGICENSLGLGVLSALPLVLERLNVKFESDLLLVGTSQSIGVGNLGGIRFFLDNYRNEIDFGICLRAVQLGRLSYASLGMLRGEIQIEVPEEYDWKRLPEGSAIVILNRLITRLQEIPLPTNPVTTINLGSVLAGNTFGTAASTATLRFEIKSEEEGRTEAMEEQIEEIVEELAAENEVSVSLNVVARRNRGGISFSHPLVKTTRSIIGSLGGEQVIAPSTGELCALIDKGIPAVTVGLTKGEHLHERNETLKISPIYRGVSQLIGLLRAIDKGYCDE, from the coding sequence ATGCCGAAAAAGAACCAAGAAATCCTAAGCCTGATCCCAGATCCGGCTGAAATTGAGTCGATCAAGGAAGTCATCCTCGCGAACTCTGTCATGTGCGGAGAAATTCCTGCACCCACCTTCGAAGAAGGACGAAGACTCGTCTTCATGCGTGACCGCTTCACGGAGGCGGGGATGGAACACATCTCGGTCGACGAGAAGGACAACGTCGCTGCGATCCTGCCCGGATCCTCCGGCAATCGAAAGATTCTCCTTTCTGCCAATCTTGACACGATCCACTACGCCGGGGCCGATCATTCGATGACCCTCGGGACAGATTCGATCACCGGACGCGGGATCTGCGAGAACAGTCTGGGCCTCGGAGTGCTCTCCGCTCTGCCGCTGGTCCTCGAGCGTCTCAACGTGAAGTTTGAATCAGACCTTCTTCTTGTCGGCACCTCCCAGTCGATCGGAGTGGGCAACCTCGGAGGAATCCGCTTCTTCCTCGATAACTATCGAAACGAGATTGATTTCGGAATCTGCCTGCGGGCGGTGCAACTCGGTCGCCTCAGCTATGCCTCGCTCGGAATGCTCCGGGGAGAGATTCAAATTGAGGTCCCTGAGGAATACGACTGGAAGCGCCTGCCCGAGGGAAGTGCCATCGTGATCCTCAATCGACTCATCACCCGGCTGCAGGAGATTCCCCTCCCGACCAACCCGGTGACGACGATCAACCTCGGCTCGGTCCTCGCCGGAAACACCTTCGGCACAGCCGCCTCGACCGCCACCCTCCGTTTTGAAATCAAGAGCGAGGAAGAAGGCCGCACGGAGGCGATGGAGGAGCAGATCGAAGAAATTGTCGAAGAGTTGGCCGCCGAGAATGAGGTCTCGGTCAGCTTGAACGTCGTCGCCCGTCGCAACCGCGGAGGCATCTCTTTCTCTCACCCGCTGGTCAAGACCACCCGCAGTATCATCGGCTCCCTCGGCGGCGAGCAGGTGATCGCTCCGAGCACCGGAGAGCTTTGTGCCTTGATCGACAAGGGCATCCCGGCCGTCACCGTCGGCCTGACCAAGGGCGAACACCTCCACGAACGAAACGAAACCTTAAAAATATCTCCGATCTATCGGGGAGTCTCCCAACTGATCGGGCTCCTCCGGGCCATTGATAAAGGATACTGCGATGAGTAA